Below is a genomic region from Gammaproteobacteria bacterium.
TTGTGGTTACCCCAAACGGACAGATCTTAATGCGTTAACCAGCACGCGAATACGAGGATGTAAGTCCAAGGTCATCTGCTCTCATCAATCAGAAATCAGGGTTGACATTGGGGCGTCTATACGAGGAGGTATAAACCGCCTGTTCCTGGTTGATCGCCAGTATCATTGATCCAAGCCCACCTGTCAAAAGAGAGATCTCTCTTATTCCCGGTGCACCGTTGTCTTTTGCTCCAGCCTCAATCGCCGCCGCATAAAATGCATCAACCTGCGACCTGTTTTCCGTGGAAAAAGCAAGATGAATGGGAGTGGTGCACTCGTTTGATTCTTCTAACCAGAACTCCGCCTTACCGTTTTTACAAAAACCACACCAGTCCTGGTACTCCATCAATTATTCAATTCCGAGAGGCGCCAACGCGTGAGAGTAAAATTCAGTGCTTTTCGCACTGCTCGATACAGCTATCCCCCATTAATATGGTAGGAATTACTACGATTTATCAGATTCTTTTTCTCGTTTCTCTTTAGCCTTCTTTTTCAGCACAAAATAAAGAACAAAAATTGAAGCCACCATGAGATAACCGACAATCTCAATACCGGTCATGATTTTTTCAATGTTCTCCAATAACCAGTCTTTTTGCATCTACTTCACCTCAGCTGCAAGCTAACCTTGCGTTACCCGGAGGATGTTATCACACAAATTAATCGGGGGCTGAAGCTTCCCCAGCATTTGATCTAAATTGAACGAAAACGGCTACGGGTTCAACTAGCCAATGCAACCAAAGAATTGGCTTTATTTAACCTGGCTATCGATAGCAAGCTCCGTGGCTGTGACCTCGTTAAGCTTAAGGTTCGAGATGTGGCACACGGCACCAAAGTAATGTCGCGTACCATGGTGTTACACCAGAAAACCAAGCGTCCGGTTCAATTTGAGATTACCCAACAAACACGAGAGTCATTGGGAGCATGGATCGCGGAAGCAAAACTCCGATCAGATGACTATCTTATTCCAAGTCGTATCCACGAAACACCCCATCTCTCAACCCGTCACTATTCGAGGATAGTGAAATCGTGGGTTTCATTGATTGGCCTTGACCCGAACGACTAAGGAACGCATTCGCTCCGGAGAACCAAGGCTACCTTGATTTATCGGCGGACGAAGAATATTAGGGCTGTTCAACTTCTGTTGGGGCATACCAAGCTGGAAAGCACTATTCGATATCTTGGGATTGAGGTAGATGATGCTTTGGAGATTGCAGAACAAACGGAAATTTAAAAAGAAACAATTTACGTGTAACGAACTCCAAATTCTCTACCAACCCTCAAAGAACGATATCCTGTTGTTTTTATTGCACATAATCTAAATACGAGCAGTAAGCAATACAGAGGGGTTGACATTCCATCAACACAACATTATTGTTGTGTCATGATTCCTGATCTAGTAAACCTTACTGGCGCGCCTTGGAAGGTGCTGCCACCCAACATCCATCAAGCCTCCCTCAGAGAGGTGGAGCAAAGTTTTGCAACAAACCCGCATAGAAGAGGCCTCTTTCAAGGCCTTGTTGAAGCCCTAAGGGCTCTATCTGTCGCAGGTTGTCGTTATGTATTTCTCGATGGTAGTTACGTAACAGGCAAGCCAAAACCAGGTGATTATGATGCTTGTTGGAATCCAACAGGCGTAGATGTCAAACTACTAGACCCAGTTTTTTTAGATTTTAAAAACAAGCGTGCAAATCAAAAAGCAAAATATAAAGGAGAGTTTTTTCCCTTTCACTTAGATGCGGGAAATGGTCAGGCATTTATAGATTTTTTTCAGACAGAATCTTTTACAGGAAAACAAAAGGGGATAGTGCTAATAGATTTGAGCCAAGAGTCCTTCTGATTTAGCACAGGAAAATTAGACATGATTTATAACGAGCGACAATACAAAATTACAGCAAAGCAAATTGAAAAGCTTCAGACTGTACTTGAGGAGTATGATCAACATGCTACTCCTGACTGGCTGGCTATTGCCCAAAAAGATGCTCTTAAAAGTCAAATTACTGATTTAAATGCTCAGCTGGTTGAATACAACCTCATTAAAGAAGGAAAGATTAGATATTCTGAATGCTCAGATCTCAGCAACCTACCGAGAGTACTTATCCAAGCTCGAATAGGTAAAGGACTGTCCCAAAAAGAACTTGCAGATAAATTGGGCATGACTGCGCAACAAATCCAAAGATATGAAGCTAGTGAATATATGGGAGCTAGTTTAGCGAGACTCATTGAGGTTTCTCATATTTTAGAAGTTAAACTTAATGAAGCGTGGGAAGGATCAAAATTCACATCAGAGGATACTGTTTTCGTTTGGCAAGACGCAGATGCAATTGATTGGACAAAGTTCCCAATCAAAGAAATGATCAAGAAAGGCTGGTTGAGCCTCAAGCATAAAGAGTCTCCTATATCAGCAGTTAAAGAGTTTTTTATGGCTTCCGCTGGAACCCAGTATGCTACTGCACTTCATCGTAAAAAATTCCACGGTGCAAACAGGCCTAACGAATATGCTTTATTAGCGTGGCAAGCGCGTGTCTTGCAGAAAGCAAGAAACGAAGTAGAGAAATTCAATATCGACGAGTTTGTTTACGATGATTCTTGGTTAGATCAACTGGTAAAGTTGAGCACAAAAAGCGATAGTCCAAAAAAGGTTAAAGATTTTCTAGCAAGTAAAGGGATCATTCTTGTTATAGAGGAGCACCTGCAAGGCACATACCTTGATGGCGCAGCAATGCTGCTTGAAACTGGAAATCCTGTTATTGCTTTAACGTTGCGTTATGATCGTTTAGATAACTTTTGGTTTGTTCTAATGCACGAATTAGGACACATATTTCTACA
It encodes:
- a CDS encoding XRE family transcriptional regulator, with the protein product MIYNERQYKITAKQIEKLQTVLEEYDQHATPDWLAIAQKDALKSQITDLNAQLVEYNLIKEGKIRYSECSDLSNLPRVLIQARIGKGLSQKELADKLGMTAQQIQRYEASEYMGASLARLIEVSHILEVKLNEAWEGSKFTSEDTVFVWQDADAIDWTKFPIKEMIKKGWLSLKHKESPISAVKEFFMASAGTQYATALHRKKFHGANRPNEYALLAWQARVLQKARNEVEKFNIDEFVYDDSWLDQLVKLSTKSDSPKKVKDFLASKGIILVIEEHLQGTYLDGAAMLLETGNPVIALTLRYDRLDNFWFVLMHELGHIFLHLFDSLNMDFFDEENNEEEDSLEKEADEFALNTLIPDEKWELCLSRFSMSEESVKLDAQTLVVHPSIVAGRIRKESNNYLILNKLVGQGEVRKYLGN